A window of Desulfonauticus submarinus contains these coding sequences:
- a CDS encoding response regulator — MKKILIVEDEPDILNLLDLNLQQAGFEVYLASNGIEALEKIKKIHPDLLILDLMLPGIDGLEVCKEIKKDPETASIPVLMLTAKGEEVDRIVGFELGADDYVVKPFSIRELVLRIKAILRRQQEPLTNKVWTYDGLKLDKEKMQFWVDQKEVKLTSTEFKLLTELIVADGKVLSREQLLSRVWGYDFEGYARTVDTHIRRLRKKMGSYADVIETVRGMGYKLKLG, encoded by the coding sequence ATGAAAAAGATTTTAATTGTAGAGGATGAGCCAGATATTTTAAATCTTTTGGATTTAAATTTGCAACAGGCAGGCTTTGAAGTTTATTTAGCCTCGAATGGTATTGAAGCTTTAGAAAAGATAAAAAAAATCCATCCTGATTTACTTATTTTAGATTTAATGTTGCCAGGTATAGATGGCTTAGAGGTGTGCAAAGAAATAAAAAAAGATCCAGAGACAGCCTCAATTCCTGTACTTATGCTTACTGCTAAAGGAGAAGAAGTGGATAGAATAGTAGGCTTTGAACTTGGAGCAGATGATTATGTGGTAAAACCCTTTAGTATTAGAGAACTTGTGCTGAGAATAAAAGCTATTTTGAGGCGTCAACAAGAACCTTTAACAAACAAAGTGTGGACTTATGATGGTTTAAAGTTAGATAAGGAAAAAATGCAGTTTTGGGTGGATCAAAAGGAAGTAAAACTTACTTCAACAGAGTTTAAACTTTTAACAGAGTTAATTGTTGCTGATGGCAAGGTTTTATCAAGAGAGCAACTTTTAAGCAGGGTATGGGGATATGACTTTGAAGGATATGCTAGAACAGTAGATACTCATATTAGACGACTTAGAAAAAAAATGGGTTCGTATGCAGATGTAATAGAAACGGTTAGAGGCATGGGATATAAACTTAAATTGGGATAG
- the rfbA gene encoding glucose-1-phosphate thymidylyltransferase RfbA has translation MKGIILAGGSGTRLYPLTLSISKQLLPVYDKPMIYYPLSVLLLAGIKDILIISTPRDLPRFKELLEDGSMLGVKFSYIEQPRPEGLAQAFILGEEFIGQDSVCLVLGDNIIYGEGLSTVLEECAQLKNGGIIFGYPVKNPQRYGVVNFDSKGNVLSIEEKPVKPKSKYAVPGIYFYDNEVVSIAKKVKPSARGELEITDVNNAYLKKGKLKVKLLGRGYAWLDAGTHASLHQASSFIQAIQERQGFKIGSIEEIAYRKGYINREILLQWAKKYSKNEYGDYLKNILEEDSKHLLL, from the coding sequence GTGAAAGGCATTATTCTAGCAGGCGGTTCAGGAACACGATTATATCCTCTTACTTTAAGCATAAGCAAACAACTCTTGCCTGTATATGACAAACCAATGATTTACTATCCTCTATCTGTACTCCTGTTGGCAGGAATTAAGGATATTCTTATTATCTCTACCCCTAGAGACTTACCTCGTTTTAAAGAACTCCTTGAAGACGGATCTATGTTAGGAGTAAAATTTTCTTATATAGAACAACCAAGGCCAGAAGGATTAGCTCAAGCCTTTATTTTAGGAGAAGAGTTCATTGGCCAAGATAGCGTTTGCCTTGTATTAGGAGACAATATAATTTATGGAGAAGGATTATCTACAGTCTTAGAAGAATGTGCTCAACTTAAAAATGGTGGAATCATTTTTGGATATCCAGTAAAAAATCCTCAACGCTATGGAGTAGTAAACTTTGATTCCAAAGGAAATGTATTAAGTATTGAAGAAAAGCCTGTTAAACCGAAAAGTAAATATGCTGTGCCAGGGATCTATTTTTATGATAATGAAGTAGTCTCCATAGCCAAAAAAGTAAAACCGTCAGCAAGAGGTGAACTAGAAATAACCGATGTAAACAATGCTTACCTTAAAAAAGGAAAACTAAAAGTAAAACTATTAGGCCGAGGATATGCCTGGCTCGATGCAGGCACTCATGCCTCTTTACATCAGGCCTCCAGCTTTATTCAAGCTATCCAAGAAAGACAGGGCTTTAAAATAGGAAGCATAGAAGAAATTGCTTACCGTAAAGGCTATATCAATAGAGAAATTCTTTTGCAATGGGCCAAAAAATATTCAAAAAATGAATATGGAGATTATCTAAAAAATATCTTAGAAGAAGACTCTAAACATTTACTACTTTAA
- a CDS encoding mechanosensitive ion channel family protein, with amino-acid sequence MNLASTLNLIQNWLTLYALKAIVAIAIFFIGKWLARKLTKALLIVLNKKGMDITVINFVEGILYYSLLGIVLIITASQLGIETTSFIAILGAAGLAVGLALKDSLSNFASGIMLVIFKPFRVGDVIKTNGIIGTVQKVSIFNTILHSPDNQKIIIPNSKITTDNITNLTANDTRRIDMTIGIGYEDNIKKAKEILTQIISAHPKILKFPEPIIAVSELADSSVNFAVRPWVKTEDYWNVYFELIEKIKTTFDAQGISIPYPQQDVHLFLKNSPTS; translated from the coding sequence ATGAACTTAGCTTCCACTTTAAACCTGATTCAAAATTGGCTAACTCTATATGCATTAAAAGCTATTGTGGCCATCGCAATTTTTTTTATAGGCAAATGGCTTGCTCGCAAACTCACTAAAGCATTGTTAATTGTTTTAAACAAAAAAGGAATGGATATTACCGTCATAAATTTTGTCGAAGGGATATTATATTATTCTCTTTTAGGAATTGTTTTAATTATCACAGCCAGTCAATTAGGCATAGAAACAACTTCTTTCATAGCTATTCTCGGCGCAGCAGGTTTGGCTGTAGGTCTTGCCTTAAAAGATTCCCTTTCTAATTTTGCCTCTGGAATAATGTTAGTAATTTTTAAACCTTTTCGAGTAGGAGATGTAATAAAAACCAATGGCATAATAGGGACGGTACAAAAAGTTTCTATATTTAATACTATTTTACATAGCCCTGACAATCAAAAAATCATCATTCCTAATAGTAAAATAACTACTGATAACATAACTAACCTTACAGCTAACGATACAAGACGCATAGACATGACCATTGGTATTGGATATGAAGATAACATAAAAAAAGCCAAGGAAATACTTACCCAAATTATCTCTGCTCATCCTAAAATACTTAAATTTCCTGAACCAATAATAGCTGTTTCAGAGCTCGCTGATAGTAGTGTAAACTTTGCTGTTAGGCCCTGGGTTAAAACAGAAGATTATTGGAACGTATATTTTGAATTGATAGAAAAAATTAAAACAACCTTTGATGCTCAAGGAATCTCAATCCCTTATCCTCAACAAGATGTACACCTGTTTTTAAAAAACAGTCCTACTTCATAA
- the hydF gene encoding [FeFe] hydrogenase H-cluster maturation GTPase HydF, which yields MQKTPKGLRLHIGIFGRRNVGKSSLLNAITSQSIAIVSDTPGTTTDPVEKSMELLPLGPVVFIDTAGIDDIGALGEMRIQKTMQTLERTDLAILVTETNIWGEFEEKIKNILQKQKIPFVVVFNKTDLEPINATLQQKLETAGIPFIGISATKKEGIKELKELLLQTTPPDWFNPPTLIGDLVSAGELAVLVVPIDLQAPKGRLILPQVQTIRDILDNDAYCIVVKERELRNALQRLNRDPKLVICDSQCVLKTVADTPKNVWVTTFSIIMARFKGDLAIFSRGLKAIEQLQPHDKVLIAEACTHHPLADDIGRVKIPRWLQQYTGVHIQCDICAGKNFPEHLEEYKLIIHCAACVLNRREMLTRIYKARKKGVPITNYGLTISYLQGVIHRCLEPFPYAQLCLKN from the coding sequence GTGCAAAAAACCCCAAAAGGTTTAAGACTTCACATAGGCATTTTTGGTCGAAGAAATGTAGGTAAATCTTCTCTTTTAAATGCCATAACTTCTCAGTCCATTGCTATTGTCTCAGACACTCCTGGCACAACTACGGATCCTGTAGAAAAAAGCATGGAACTTTTGCCCCTTGGTCCAGTTGTTTTTATTGATACAGCAGGTATAGATGACATAGGGGCCTTAGGAGAAATGCGGATACAAAAAACAATGCAAACTCTTGAGCGCACGGATTTGGCTATCCTAGTTACTGAAACAAACATCTGGGGAGAGTTTGAAGAAAAAATTAAAAATATTCTGCAAAAACAAAAAATACCTTTTGTTGTGGTTTTTAATAAAACAGATCTTGAACCTATAAATGCAACTCTCCAGCAAAAACTAGAAACAGCGGGAATACCTTTTATTGGTATATCAGCTACAAAAAAAGAAGGGATAAAAGAACTAAAAGAACTTCTTTTGCAAACTACACCTCCAGATTGGTTTAACCCTCCTACTCTAATAGGAGACCTTGTTTCAGCAGGAGAATTGGCAGTGCTAGTAGTTCCTATTGATTTACAAGCTCCAAAAGGGCGACTAATCCTGCCCCAAGTTCAAACGATTCGAGATATTCTAGATAATGATGCCTATTGTATAGTAGTTAAAGAAAGAGAACTTAGAAATGCATTGCAACGATTAAATCGCGATCCAAAACTTGTTATTTGCGATTCTCAGTGTGTATTAAAAACTGTAGCAGACACTCCCAAAAATGTATGGGTGACTACCTTTTCCATTATTATGGCTAGATTTAAAGGAGATTTAGCCATTTTTTCCCGCGGATTAAAAGCCATAGAGCAACTTCAACCACACGATAAAGTCCTTATTGCTGAGGCCTGTACCCATCATCCCTTGGCAGATGATATCGGTAGAGTAAAAATCCCTCGCTGGCTCCAACAATATACAGGAGTACATATTCAATGCGATATTTGCGCAGGAAAAAATTTCCCTGAACATCTGGAAGAATACAAGCTCATTATACACTGTGCTGCCTGTGTTTTAAATCGGCGAGAAATGTTAACTCGTATTTATAAAGCTCGAAAAAAAGGAGTTCCTATTACTAATTATGGCTTAACAATATCTTACCTCCAAGGAGTCATTCATCGTTGCCTTGAGCCTTTTCCCTACGCTCAATTATGTTTAAAAAACTAA
- the pstB gene encoding phosphate ABC transporter ATP-binding protein PstB — protein MDREVKIRAKNINFYYGNFQALHNISLNMFKNQVTALIGPSGCGKSTFLRCINRMNDLIPEARLEGELTLDGVDIYGPKIDVVEIRRKVGMVFQKPNPFPKSIFENVAYGLKVNGIKDKEFIAYRVEESLKMAALWSEVKDRLQTSALGLSGGQQQRLCIARALAVEPEVLLMDEPASALDPIATQKIEELIFELKEKFTIIIVTHNMQQAARVSDITAFFYMGKLIEADTTDVIFTRPKEKQTEEYITGRFG, from the coding sequence ATGGACAGGGAAGTAAAGATTAGAGCTAAAAATATTAATTTTTATTATGGAAATTTTCAGGCTTTACATAATATCTCTTTAAATATGTTTAAAAATCAAGTTACAGCCCTGATAGGTCCTTCTGGATGTGGTAAGAGCACGTTTTTGCGCTGTATTAATAGAATGAATGATCTTATCCCTGAGGCAAGATTAGAAGGCGAACTTACTCTAGACGGAGTAGATATTTATGGGCCAAAAATAGATGTTGTGGAGATTAGGCGTAAAGTGGGAATGGTATTTCAGAAGCCAAATCCTTTTCCAAAGTCTATCTTTGAAAATGTTGCTTATGGATTAAAGGTAAATGGTATTAAGGATAAAGAATTTATTGCTTATAGAGTAGAAGAAAGCTTGAAAATGGCAGCTTTGTGGAGTGAAGTAAAAGACAGGTTACAGACCTCAGCTTTAGGCCTTTCAGGGGGACAACAGCAACGTCTTTGTATTGCTAGGGCACTTGCAGTGGAACCAGAGGTATTGTTGATGGATGAGCCTGCTTCTGCTTTGGACCCTATTGCTACGCAAAAAATAGAAGAGCTTATTTTTGAGTTAAAAGAAAAATTTACTATTATAATAGTTACCCATAATATGCAGCAAGCGGCAAGAGTATCTGATATAACAGCATTTTTTTATATGGGGAAATTAATAGAGGCAGATACAACTGATGTAATATTTACTAGACCAAAAGAGAAGCAAACAGAAGAATATATCACAGGTAGATTTGGTTAG
- a CDS encoding cation diffusion facilitator family transporter: MPKKIILYSIIASIFTIILKLIAAYLTNSVAIFSDALESFINLAASIVAYIALKITEKPADNTHSYGYSKVEYFASGLEGALILIASISIFGSVVHRIVHPSPLLQPNIGIVLIVISTLLNFVVALILLKGAKRFDSIVLEADAKHLLTDVATSLGVCIGVVIAFYYPKLKLLDPIIALIVAINILKSGYDLLKTSFFGLMDRALPLEEQQDILNEVIHYNPKFKVHNLRTRKSGAKRFIEFHLLLPGKKTVQEAHDICCTLENNIKKKFPLSEITIHIEPIEDKRSWDAKI; the protein is encoded by the coding sequence ATGCCTAAAAAAATAATCCTATATTCTATTATAGCCTCTATTTTTACTATTATTCTCAAGTTAATTGCTGCCTATCTCACAAACTCGGTAGCTATCTTTTCAGATGCATTAGAGTCTTTTATCAATTTAGCAGCTAGTATTGTAGCATATATTGCTCTTAAAATTACAGAAAAACCTGCAGATAACACTCACTCTTATGGATACTCTAAAGTAGAATACTTTGCCAGCGGTTTAGAAGGTGCCCTTATTTTAATTGCGTCTATTAGTATATTCGGCTCTGTGGTTCATAGGATTGTTCATCCTTCCCCTCTGCTTCAGCCCAATATAGGGATTGTTTTAATTGTTATTAGCACATTACTTAATTTTGTTGTAGCTCTTATTTTATTAAAAGGTGCAAAACGCTTTGACTCTATTGTTCTAGAAGCAGATGCTAAACACCTATTAACTGATGTCGCCACAAGCCTAGGAGTATGTATTGGAGTAGTTATTGCTTTTTATTATCCTAAGCTAAAATTATTGGATCCTATTATCGCCTTGATAGTTGCCATAAATATCCTAAAGTCTGGATATGATCTTTTAAAAACATCTTTTTTTGGTTTAATGGATAGGGCCTTGCCTTTAGAAGAACAACAAGATATTCTAAATGAGGTTATACATTATAATCCCAAATTTAAAGTACATAATCTGCGTACTAGAAAATCTGGAGCCAAAAGATTCATTGAATTTCATCTTTTGCTGCCAGGGAAAAAAACTGTCCAAGAAGCACATGATATATGTTGTACTTTAGAAAACAATATTAAAAAAAAATTTCCTTTAAGTGAAATAACCATTCATATTGAACCAATAGAAGATAAACGCTCATGGGATGCAAAAATTTAA
- the hydE gene encoding [FeFe] hydrogenase H-cluster radical SAM maturase HydE: MTKKELIYHLQKTPLSQLIQEATKIRQKYIGKDVYIRGIIEFSNYCCRHCLYCGLRSANNNIKRYRMQPGEIIQLALNMAKQGVKTIVLQSGDDFAYDTKTIASIISSIKHKADVAITLSLGERDLSDYEYWRKAGADRYLMKHETANPILYAKLHPGKTLKERLSSLKFLKKIGYEIGLGCMVGLPGQTIHDLAEDILLIHKFQADMAGIGPFLPQKDTPLGNHSPGDLNLTLKIIALIRILIKKIHLPATTAIATLDPQQGIVLALQAGANVIMPDFTPQTYSSNYAIYNNKTRITLDLSKVFISKAKRKFNKGKGGSLRCKKPQKV; encoded by the coding sequence ATGACTAAAAAAGAATTAATATATCACTTGCAAAAAACTCCTCTCTCTCAACTGATACAAGAGGCTACTAAAATACGTCAGAAATATATTGGGAAAGATGTGTATATTCGAGGAATTATTGAATTTTCCAACTATTGCTGCCGTCATTGCCTCTATTGTGGACTGCGCAGTGCAAACAACAATATTAAACGTTATCGCATGCAGCCAGGAGAAATCATTCAACTTGCTCTAAATATGGCTAAACAGGGGGTAAAAACCATTGTTTTACAATCTGGAGACGACTTTGCTTATGATACAAAAACTATTGCTTCTATTATCAGCTCTATCAAACACAAAGCTGACGTAGCTATTACTTTGTCTCTAGGAGAAAGAGATTTGTCTGACTACGAATACTGGCGCAAAGCAGGAGCAGATAGATATCTTATGAAACACGAAACTGCGAACCCTATCTTATATGCTAAATTGCACCCTGGTAAAACATTAAAAGAGCGCCTATCTAGCTTAAAATTCCTTAAAAAGATTGGCTATGAAATTGGGCTAGGATGCATGGTAGGGCTACCTGGACAGACCATTCATGACCTGGCAGAAGATATTTTGCTTATTCATAAATTTCAAGCAGATATGGCAGGAATTGGACCTTTTTTACCTCAAAAAGATACGCCTTTGGGCAACCATTCTCCAGGAGATTTAAATCTAACCCTAAAAATAATCGCACTTATACGAATTTTAATAAAAAAAATTCACTTACCAGCCACAACAGCAATTGCAACACTTGACCCTCAGCAAGGTATAGTTTTGGCACTCCAAGCAGGAGCTAATGTTATCATGCCCGATTTTACTCCCCAAACCTACAGCTCAAATTATGCCATATACAATAACAAAACTCGAATTACTCTTGATTTAAGCAAAGTATTTATCTCAAAAGCTAAACGAAAATTCAATAAAGGAAAAGGAGGTTCTTTGAGGTGCAAAAAACCCCAAAAGGTTTAA
- the pstA gene encoding phosphate ABC transporter permease PstA codes for MHSKKITQGFCFGLLRCAAFVNALALGILIYFLIINGISAISWEFLTQPPKNMMTQGGIMPCIIGTFLLSFGAMLVALPLGIGSAIYLNEYARPGRLLRLIRLGINNLAGVPSIVFGLFGLAFFATQLKFKVSLLTGMFTLGFLTLPVVISATEEALKAVPSTYREASLGLGATKWQTIYKVVLPAALPGILTGAILSLSRAAGETAAIMYSAAVFYSPKLISSILEPVMALPYHIYVLATAGTEIEKTRPLQYGTALVLITLIFGMNFIAIYYRAKMQKKY; via the coding sequence ATGCATAGTAAAAAGATTACTCAAGGGTTTTGTTTTGGTTTGCTTAGGTGTGCAGCTTTTGTTAATGCATTGGCTTTAGGTATTTTAATATACTTTTTAATAATAAACGGTATTTCTGCTATTTCTTGGGAATTTTTAACCCAACCACCTAAAAATATGATGACACAAGGTGGAATAATGCCTTGTATTATAGGTACTTTTTTGTTGAGTTTTGGAGCTATGTTAGTTGCTCTTCCTTTAGGAATTGGTTCCGCTATTTATTTAAATGAATATGCAAGGCCTGGAAGGTTGTTGAGATTAATTAGGCTAGGGATAAATAATTTGGCAGGAGTTCCTTCTATTGTTTTTGGGTTATTTGGCTTGGCTTTTTTTGCTACCCAGTTAAAGTTTAAAGTTAGTCTATTAACAGGTATGTTCACCTTAGGTTTTTTAACCTTGCCTGTTGTTATAAGCGCCACAGAAGAGGCTTTAAAAGCTGTTCCCTCTACGTATCGTGAGGCCTCTTTGGGGCTTGGAGCAACAAAATGGCAGACCATATATAAAGTGGTCTTGCCAGCTGCATTGCCAGGAATTCTTACAGGAGCTATTTTAAGTCTTAGTCGGGCAGCAGGCGAGACAGCTGCTATTATGTACTCTGCTGCTGTGTTTTATTCACCTAAGTTGATAAGTTCTATTTTGGAACCAGTTATGGCCTTGCCTTATCATATTTATGTTTTAGCAACTGCAGGTACCGAAATAGAAAAAACACGACCCCTTCAATATGGTACTGCTTTGGTTTTAATTACCTTAATTTTTGGAATGAACTTCATTGCTATTTACTATAGAGCAAAAATGCAGAAAAAATATTAA
- a CDS encoding HAMP domain-containing sensor histidine kinase, producing MSLKLKTIFLFWSVILITLFLPSTYFLDLLQKEIQRDVIYNVKKEINSVQFILEKCNFKKDKEFFDTFIKKIGKVIQDRITYITEDGIVIADSEVDKKRIKQLDNHASRPEIVQARTKKEGMSIRFSGTIHKKLIYYARKINSSHGLPKGYLRIARPYSTVAVVLGRIKKNIWGITIASLLLSGLLVYIFGASFFKRLNRFVTVAKAIGQGDFSRRIYNSPAKEFEPLVEAVNEMANNIEQYVATISKQKIEVEAILNGIDAGVVALDKQGKVVQYNKAFEKIFPNMKNYVGKSLLEITIDTNLHQSCQKALQQQINIKNLEIRIDKEFYNVNIIVIKKATDLGAIVVFHNISELKRVESMRKDFIANASHELRTPLTSIRGYTETLLDSDKIFKEKGKEMLRVILRNAEQMNYLLDDILKLSRIESGKEEFIFENINIYKIVEKSWESVKHLIKQKDIKFVNMIDKEIELISDRESLLHVFQNLIHNSIKFVPDKNAQIKAIFKQYKHEIWLGIWDNGPGIPHEEQDRIFERFYQVKKYVAKGIKGTGLGLSICRHLVHNLGGRIWVESPIKELGYGCIVWFSLPKRNN from the coding sequence ATGAGTTTAAAATTAAAAACAATATTTTTGTTTTGGTCTGTTATATTAATAACACTTTTCTTACCAAGCACTTATTTTTTAGATTTGCTACAAAAAGAGATCCAAAGAGATGTGATATATAATGTAAAAAAAGAAATTAATAGTGTACAGTTTATTTTAGAAAAATGTAACTTCAAAAAAGACAAAGAATTTTTTGATACTTTTATTAAAAAAATAGGGAAAGTTATTCAAGATAGAATAACATATATTACAGAAGATGGGATAGTAATTGCTGATTCTGAAGTAGATAAAAAGAGAATTAAACAACTCGATAATCATGCTTCTAGACCCGAGATTGTTCAGGCAAGAACTAAAAAAGAGGGAATGAGTATTCGTTTTAGTGGAACTATCCATAAAAAATTGATCTATTATGCTAGAAAAATAAATTCATCTCATGGATTACCTAAAGGATATCTTCGAATTGCCCGTCCTTATTCTACAGTAGCTGTGGTTTTAGGACGTATTAAAAAGAATATATGGGGCATTACAATTGCATCCTTATTGTTGTCTGGGTTGTTAGTTTATATTTTTGGAGCTAGTTTTTTTAAGAGGCTTAATCGTTTTGTGACCGTAGCTAAGGCCATTGGACAAGGGGATTTTAGTAGAAGGATTTATAATTCGCCTGCAAAAGAGTTTGAACCTTTGGTGGAAGCAGTAAATGAAATGGCCAATAATATAGAGCAATATGTGGCAACTATTTCTAAACAAAAAATAGAGGTCGAGGCTATTTTAAATGGTATAGATGCTGGAGTTGTAGCTTTAGATAAGCAAGGAAAAGTAGTTCAATATAATAAGGCTTTTGAAAAAATTTTTCCTAATATGAAAAATTATGTAGGAAAAAGTCTTTTAGAAATTACAATAGATACAAATTTGCATCAATCTTGTCAAAAAGCTCTACAGCAACAGATAAATATTAAAAATTTAGAAATACGCATTGATAAAGAGTTTTACAATGTTAATATTATAGTAATTAAAAAAGCGACAGATTTAGGAGCAATTGTAGTATTTCATAATATTTCTGAACTTAAAAGAGTTGAGAGTATGCGTAAAGATTTTATAGCAAATGCATCACATGAACTTAGAACACCTTTAACCTCTATACGAGGATATACAGAAACTTTGCTTGATAGTGATAAAATATTTAAAGAGAAAGGAAAGGAGATGTTAAGAGTTATTTTAAGAAATGCAGAACAAATGAATTATCTTTTAGATGATATTCTAAAATTATCTAGGATAGAATCAGGTAAAGAAGAATTTATTTTTGAAAATATAAATATTTATAAAATAGTAGAAAAGTCATGGGAAAGTGTAAAACACTTAATCAAGCAAAAAGATATTAAATTTGTAAATATGATTGATAAAGAAATAGAACTTATCTCAGATAGAGAGTCATTATTACATGTATTTCAAAATTTAATTCACAATAGTATTAAGTTTGTCCCAGATAAAAATGCACAAATTAAGGCTATCTTTAAACAGTACAAACATGAAATATGGTTAGGAATATGGGATAATGGGCCAGGTATTCCTCATGAGGAACAAGATAGAATTTTCGAGCGATTTTATCAGGTAAAAAAATATGTGGCAAAGGGAATAAAAGGTACAGGGTTAGGTCTTTCTATTTGTAGGCATCTTGTTCATAATTTAGGGGGAAGAATTTGGGTAGAAAGTCCAATTAAGGAGCTAGGATATGGATGTATTGTGTGGTTTTCATTGCCAAAGAGAAATAACTAG
- the phoU gene encoding phosphate signaling complex protein PhoU, which produces MTTHLQQELEVLKENVLTMVSEVKQSLQKVCKAFALLDADLAQEVIESDQDINESEVKIDEQALRLLALEGPVARDLRFILGCMRIAVDLERIGDECANIAEATIMLSCKPVLGFYERIQVMGEKSARMLDLAVSSFFQPNADLAIDVCKMDYEIDELNSQITKYIIQYMTEETPAIERSVQAINITRRFERIADLATNIAESAVFVDKGINIKHYCQFDNR; this is translated from the coding sequence ATGACTACACATTTGCAACAAGAATTAGAAGTTTTAAAGGAAAATGTTCTAACAATGGTTTCAGAAGTAAAACAATCTTTACAAAAAGTATGTAAGGCCTTTGCTTTACTAGATGCTGATTTAGCACAAGAAGTTATTGAAAGCGATCAAGATATTAATGAGTCAGAAGTTAAAATAGATGAACAAGCCTTGAGATTGCTTGCCTTAGAGGGACCAGTGGCTAGAGATCTACGTTTTATTTTAGGATGTATGAGGATAGCTGTAGATTTAGAAAGAATAGGAGATGAATGTGCAAATATTGCTGAAGCTACTATTATGCTTAGTTGTAAACCTGTTTTAGGATTTTATGAAAGAATCCAGGTTATGGGAGAAAAATCAGCAAGAATGCTAGACTTAGCTGTAAGTTCTTTTTTTCAACCTAATGCAGATTTAGCTATAGATGTTTGTAAAATGGATTATGAGATTGATGAATTAAACTCTCAAATTACTAAATATATTATTCAGTATATGACAGAAGAAACACCTGCTATTGAACGTTCAGTTCAGGCTATTAATATTACTCGTAGATTTGAAAGGATAGCAGATTTGGCTACAAATATAGCAGAAAGTGCTGTATTTGTAGATAAGGGAATTAATATAAAGCATTATTGTCAGTTTGATAATAGATAA